GTAAGCCATAGGAAGTACCACCGGTAATTATGATTTCCCTATTTAAAAGTGCACATCCTGAGATTCTGGCCGAACGAAATAAACAAAAAATCTGGCATATTTAAGCATTCGCAGGAGAATTATAATAAGATTTTACCGGGCATAGGGAAAAAATATCCACATCGTTTCATCAGCGGACCATGTCGTTTCAATAAATCTCCACATCATCCTTCTTATTGCGCAGTCATCGATCTGCATTATAGATCGACCAGATAGAATAATAAAAAAATTTAGAAGGGAATCCCGGATTCCCATCTTCCAGCTCTAACCTTTTACCGCATTTACTAGGGCTTGAATATTGTTTTTCGGTACCCGCGCGGCAAGGCCGCAACCTGGAGCAACAAGGTGGAATCCTGCCTGCGCAACTCTCTTGGCGTCCCTTGTCACGTCATCAGGTGTTCCTTGGAGCAACGGTTTCACGACGCCGACATTCCCAATGAGTGCTGCCTTGTTATTCACAATTTCGACTGCCTTCTCTGGAACAACCTTCTCTTCAATGCTCAAGCCGTCAACGCCTGTCGCCATCATGTGTTCCAAGAGTATCGTTGTATCTCCACAGATGTGGAGAACCCTCTTTGCCTCAACCCCTGAAAACGCTTGCTTGATGTAAGGTGCAGCAAACTCATCGAACAT
This genomic stretch from Methanomassiliicoccales archaeon harbors:
- a CDS encoding uroporphyrinogen decarboxylase family protein; the encoded protein is YEASSEVEIPKDFASRGRAKVVIEATKILKKKAEGKLPVVVGTTGPFTIAGHLVGTENILLWIITDPDSVHKFLKIAAEIEHQYVKAIAAAGADVIVMSDPSASTDMLSGEMFDEFAAPYIKQAFSGVEAKRVLHICGDTTILLEHMMATGVDGLSIEEKVVPEKAVEIVNNKAALIGNVGVVKPLLQGTPDDVTRDAKRVAQAGFHLVAPGCGLAARVPKNNIQALVNAVKG